A segment of the Terriglobales bacterium genome:
GGTGGCGGCGGAGCACGCGGCGCGCATGACCGCCATGGATTCGGCCACCAACAACGCCAGCGAGATGATCGACTCGCTGACCCTGGCCATGAACCGCGCCCGCCAGGCCAAGATCACGAAAGAGATCATCGAGATCGTGTCGGGTGCAGCAGCTTTGTAGGAGGTTTCAAAGTTCCAAAGTTTCAAGGTTGCAAAGTAGAAGAGGCAGGCGCCGGGCACCTTGAAACCTTGAAACTCTGAAACCTTGAAACCTGGAAACGAGTGAACTTATGCCTGACAACATCGGACATGTGATCCAAGTGGCCGGCCCGGCCGTGGACGTGCAGTTTTCCGAGACCGCGTTGCCTCCCATCTACCAGGCCCTGCGCGTGGTGAGCGAGGGCTTCACCGTGCCCGCTCCCATCAACGTCATCCTGGAAGTGCAGCAGCACCTGGGCGAAGGCCGCGTGCGCTGCGTGGCCATGCAGCCCACCGACGGCATGGTGCGCGGCATGAACGCCATCGACCTGGGCGGGCCCATCTCCGTGCCCGTGGGCCGCGGCACCCTGGGGCGGGTGATGAACGTGATCGGGGAGCCGGTGGACGAACTCGGCCCCATCCAGGCCAAGGACCGCCTGCCCATCCACCGCCTGGCCCCCGCCTTCGACGAGCAGGCCACCACCGCCGAGATGTTCGAGACCGGGGTGAAAGTCGTCGACCTCATCCAGCCCTTCCTCAAGGGCGGCAAGATCGGGCTGTTCGGCGGCGCCGGGGTGGGCAAGACCGTGGTCATCATGGAGCTCATCAACAACGTGGCCAAGCAGCACGGCGGCTTCTCCGTGTTCGCGGGGGTGGGCGAGCGCACCCGCGAGGGCAACGACCTGTGGCTGGAGATGAGCGAGAGCGGGGTGATCAAGCCCGGCGATCCCGCCAACTC
Coding sequences within it:
- the atpD gene encoding F0F1 ATP synthase subunit beta, whose amino-acid sequence is MPDNIGHVIQVAGPAVDVQFSETALPPIYQALRVVSEGFTVPAPINVILEVQQHLGEGRVRCVAMQPTDGMVRGMNAIDLGGPISVPVGRGTLGRVMNVIGEPVDELGPIQAKDRLPIHRLAPAFDEQATTAEMFETGVKVVDLIQPFLKGGKIGLFGGAGVGKTVVIMELINNVAKQHGGFSVFAGVGERTREGNDLWLEMSESGVIKPGDPANSKASLIYGQMTEPPGARLRVALTGLTVAENFRDAEGADTLLFIDNIFRFTQAGSEVSALLGRMPSAVGYQPNLATEMGELQERITSTKKGSVTSVQAIYVPADDLTDPAPATTFAHLDATTNLSRQIVELGIYPAVDPLASSSRILDPRVIGEEHYQV